GCTTTTCTCCTGCAGTTTGGTTTATCGCAAATACATCCCAGGCTGAAGCAGTAAGATCATTTACATATTTAAGAAGAATGATAAGATCTTTAGGGCTGAAAATTGGAGTAACTTCATTCCTTTTGTTAAAAAGATGAGCACAAATTGGTAAAGAAGCCAAAAAAACCCAGCTTACCAGTAAGTTTATTGGACTACCTAGAGGAACAGCCGCACTACCCTATAATTTTGTGTAAAGGGCATGTGTAGAAGTTTGTAACTTCCTGACATGTAGACTGAAATAACTTTGTGTTCCCATGACAGGCGTTCTTGAGCTGGAAGTGTAAATTTTTAAAACGGATTTGGTTGGCCGTAGAAACTAAATGCTTTACTACCAAATATGGGAAGAATAATTGGAATTGCAATTTTCGTACTACTGGTCTCATTGCATTGACAAATCCAGGTACGGCATTTCAATTTTAGGAATATCATCATATTCTCATAACCGTCACTATGAGAAAATAATGTAGTCTTTGCAGATTGAAAACAACAATAAGAAAATGGATCCGAAAATATAGCGAACAAAAAGAACTAAGAGTTCACTCCTCCACAGTCCTTCAAGTACTTAGTCTTGATTTTGGTGAGTGTGATTGCGGCATCTTTCATGTTAATCCTCTGTCCCGGCAATGCTGCAGAGCATGCTAAAGCTAATCTCATAACAGAAGATAAGCAATCCCTCCTGCTCACAAAATCACCATCTTCCTCCGCCCCAAGTATATCGGCATCCACAACTTCACCTATTGCAACATCTGGAAATAATGAATCTGCAATCCAATGCTTTAAATCCATTTCCCCAACAAACATCTCGTATGTTGGCTTCCTTTTTGTGAATGTCTCCATAAGTACAATACCAAAACTATACACATCCCCTCTTGTCGAAACGCTTCCTTCCATCCCAAACTCtgcaaaatttaaaaagaaaattataactCCTAATAAAACCAACATATACAAAATTGAGAAAATACAGCACCTGGAGCCATATATCCAACTGTGGCTAGGGTCATGGTTTCTGTCACCGAATCTCCATTGCCGATGAGTCTTGCAATGCCAAAATCAGCAACATGTGCAACCATATCATCATCTAGTAGTATATTGCTTGGTTTCACATCACAATGAACGATAGGTATCAAGTAACCATGATGAAGATATTCTAGTGCCAATGCAACATCTTTCTTTATGTCTAACCCCTGCAGGATAGTCATGGAGCGGTTTGGAGAATACAACCACTTTTCGAGGCTTCCATTAGGCATCAATTGAAGTATCAAGGCTTTGAAATCAAGTTCATCGCAGCAACTTATGATTTTAATAAGATTCCGGTGACGGATATTGCTTAGCATTTCACATTCCTTATCAAAACTCTTGAATGCCCTTTCTAGCTGTAAATTGAAAACCTTGACGGCGATACCATCTTCCGTTCTCGATCAAATCTTTATGTACTCAACCAGCTCAAATAAATTCcctacaaaaataaattgtaaataaaaattaaacataagtggagaaaataaaaatattagaagCAAGAAAAACTTACTGTTGTGAATAAGGAACAAATGAAGTAgaaagaacaaataagaaaggTGCAAGAGAGAACACATGGAGGGTTTGAAATTGGAAGAACGaataagaaaaatgaaagagaggaagaagaaaacatcGGGGGAAGTATATAAAGACCATTTTCTGTCGCTTACAACCGACACcagattttaaaatatttataaaaactaaaatctatgttGCACAGAACCGACGCaggctttaaaatatttaaaaaattaaggaCTAGTTTGTGTGGCGTCGAAATAAGGACAAGTttgcgtcggttaaaaccgacgttTCCCCGACAGACTTGACAGTCGTAACAGGCGGCCTCGAAATAGGACAAGTTTGCGTCAATTCAAACTGACGTGAGCCTAACATGTTAGTGCACTTGGATGTGACGTCGAAATAAGGAAGCTTTTGCAACACTGATTGAAAAAGCTCTCatactttatgtcgcttaaaagcgacaccagtatttaaaaatattaaaatgtatatttactTCGGTTTAAAAACGACACtagtatttaaaaatattaaaatataagtttACGTCGGTTTCAAAGTGACACtagtatttaaaatattaaaatgtatgtttacgtcggtttaaaagcgacaCAAGTACTTTATGGCGCTTATAAGCAACAGTAAATACGACGTGATGTTCAGTTAGTGTCGCAACTGTCTTTTCCAAAACTATATTAAATTAAACCGACACCACCTACTGACACTATAAGaccattttgtagtagtgtgtgTGGGTTCCACATACAAACTAACATAATTGTTGACAgaattttaacggaatgaccaaattgatgtgGGATAGTGAATGTTAAGGatgacattgattgattttgaaagtgaggggccaaaatgatgagtttgatcaatctcaggaaccatttgtaataaaaacCCAATTAAAATTGCATAATTAATAAGAACAACAACCAAACTTAGATtgacaaattccaaatttccgAGCAAACATAAAGATGATCTTACAAATTAAGATCATTTACAAaacatacaaaatgaaattgCAAAACGGGAAAATCCACCTCGTCATCATTCAGAAGATCACCATGCAAAGTTCAAGCACTGTCATGGGATTTTATTTAACGATAACAGGGTATTATTACTCACTACTTGGGTCATCATCACGGGTTCTCTCTAGACATCCTAGTTCCAGTTAGCACATCCCTTATTAGACTCAATTTAGCTACCACATTGCTCATGTCTTTTCGCTCTCTCGGCATCGCTACGGAACAAGAAACTCCTACTCTTGCAATGGAAGTCAAGCACTCAACAACCGTTCTTCTTCGATCATTTGGGGCATGATTCCCCCTATTACTTATGGGATTAGTACTGCTGCTACTTTCTTCTATTTGAACAATTAGTGGATCACATATTTCTCCCACATGTTCTGGTAGAGCCATCATAACAAAATTGTGCAGGTCCATACCACCTTTAAACATGTCATCTGTCGGCCTCTTGCCAGTTAACATCTCCAACAACAGTATTCCGTAGCTATACACGTCGCCATATGTTGACACCTCGCCTCCCATTCCATACTCTTAAGTTATATGCACAAAAACATGGCTTTGTTCTTATGTGTGACTTCAAAAAGCTCATGCTATATACAAAACCATACtgcaaacacaaataaaatatatacaaaagaaaatttaccTGGTGGAGTATAGCCTATGGTGCCTTTTATGACATTGGAACTGCTATCGTGCAAAGGAGATGGGCAAGAAGCATCCCGGAGGTACCTTGCTAAACCGAAATCACCAACACAAGCAGTCATGTCACTGTCTAACAAAATGTTGCTTGGCTTTATATCACAATGAACTATTGGCATGTGAGAGCGGTTGTGCAAATAATCCAGAGCACACGCTACATCGATGGCAATGTTAACTCTTTGAGTGAGATTCAGATTCTTCGGCAGATTGGCTGGCCTATCTACTCCTTGAGCTGATATGTGCAGCCACTCATCTAGGCTTCCATTCA
This window of the Malus domestica chromosome 03, GDT2T_hap1 genome carries:
- the LOC114824079 gene encoding putative receptor-like protein kinase At3g47110, giving the protein MLSNIRHRNLIKIISCCDELDFKALILQLMPNGSLEKWLYSPNRSMTILQGLDIKKDVALALEYLHHGYLIPIVHCDVKPSNILLDDDMVAHVADFGIARLIGNGDSVTETMTLATVGYMAPEFGMEGSVSTRGDVYSFGIVLMETFTKRKPTYEMFVGEMDLKHWIADSLFPDVAIGEVVDADILGAEEDGDFVSRRDCLSSVMRLALACSAALPGQRINMKDAAITLTKIKTKYLKDCGGVNS